A region of the Litchfieldia alkalitelluris genome:
GTGATTCTATTACTTTTTTCCATGATTCATGTGGATAGGTTTCTAAATTTAACGTATCCTCACCGATGTTTATTGCTTCAGGAAAAATAGTAGATTTTAAATATGACAAAATTTCTTCATTAAAGATTAGATTACTTGAATCACCAATTAAATAATACATCTCATTTTTCGCCCAAACCAGAGCAGTGTTTGGTGATTCTAAATAATCTGTATAAATCTCACCACGTTGATTCCCCTCAATAACTCCTTGAATAATAGGATTAAAACGAAAAGGCGATACTAGTTTGTTTATTTTTTTGTAATCTTTTAACTCTAACTTATAAATCATTTCAAGATCCCTCAATTCAGTTCATTTTTTATGACTAAAATAAAAAATGAATACAGGAAGACTTTAGGCATTTTCGTATCTTCTCACCTCCTATCTTTATAGTAGTATAGCTGTATATATTTAACAAACTTTTTTCCTATCTATCCAACTAAAGTGAATTATATGGTATTATTACTATTGCCATATTGTATAAGGGGGAATTTTGAGATTAATAAATTTAGATTTCTAATATGTATAGGGTTTGTCCTTCTTTTTATCCCCGAATTAACTGAGGCACATAACGGTTCAAGAGATGAGTTAGGTGGCCATTTTCGCAATGCAGATTGTGTCTATCTATTACATGAACCCACATCTTTAGCCCAATCCGCACAAAATAAAAGCGAACTCGTACAACTAATACAACAATATAATGGGAACGAACATTGCAAAACTAGTCTAGATGAAAGTAAGGTTGAGTTAGAAGGATATTCCTTTAATAGTGATGTAGATCATAATGGTAATGAAGAACTTAGTATTGATTCATCACCCGTGGTCACTTCCTCTGATTTACTACTTGGCGCAAAGTATAATGCCATATTGAAACAATGCACTGATGGCGATACTGCACAATTTATTATTAACGGAACTACTTACAAAACAAGGTTTCTTTACATTGATACGCCTGAAAGTACAAATAAAGTCGAACCTTTCGGGAAGGAAGCAAGTGAATTCACTTGTGCTTTTTTACAAAAAGGAAAAATTGTACTTGAAACTGATGGACTTGAATTATTCGATAAATATGACAGATTATTGGCATGGGTATGGGTCGACAATCAACTTCATCAAGAAGAAATTACAAAAATCGGCCTTGTGAAAAAATTTTATGATTATGGCAACTATAAATATGAAGATAGAATTCATGAGGCAATGGAAGAAGCTAGGTCCAGTCAACTCGGGCTATACGGAAAAGAAGGTAGCAATTCCAATCATACATCTAACGAGAACAATCTGAATCAACATGAAGATGTAAACCAAGAGGAACCTGGAGAACACTCTAATCCTTCCGAAAAACCAAATACCCTTCCTACTTTCGTCACTGGGGCATTAATTATTATTGTAGCTATTGCTTTCTTATTTTTCAAAAAATAACCGTAGTATGATAAACACAGTAAAGACGCTTCAAGGATGAAGGGCGTCTTTTTACTATCTTTTAAAATTGAAATAGAGGCTTGTCAAATTAATAGACCAGTTATAACTAAAAATGATATGTATATTTTAAAAAATAAAACCGAAAATAAGTTACAAAAGGAGGGGGATTAAATGAATATCCAAAGAGCTAAAGAGATTGCTACATTACCGGAGATGGTCAATGTTACATACAACGGGACACCTATCTACATTCAACATGTTGATGACGATGCTGAGACCGCTAGGATTTTCCCATTAGAACAACCACAAAATGAAAAAAACGTACCAATTACTCAACTCATAGAGCATTAAGAAGAGCGCTTGCGGCTCCTGAAGGCTTTGGACTACAACTAACTAGGTAAAATTTTTAAACTCTTAAGACGTTTAAAAAGAAGCCAACTCAAGTTGGCTTCTTCTATTTGTTAACTTAATTTATGAATTAATAAACCCCATATCCACCATACCAGCTTGCGCCGATAATAATTAATAAGATGAATAAAACAATTAATAAAGCAAATCCTCCACTAAATCCTGTTGTTGCACCTGCTACTGCACCCACTTATAACATCTCCTTTAAATTATATGATGCTAAACAATAACATGGTATGCAGCAATTACCCAATTTGTTCAATAAACCTAACTTCACTTAAAGTTTTAACCAGAAAATAAAAGGTTTCCTCAACGATTTAGGTAGCATTCTTGATGACGAATGTATCGTCTGATACATTATCGAAAAAAGAACTTCTTTTACCTAAGCTAAATAAATACAATTCATGCATCGCTCTTGTACAAGCAGTATAAAAAAGATTCAGTTCAGAAGCGTGATGATAGCGGTCGTTTGAACAATTATAGATAACAACCGCATCAAATTCTATTCCCTTAGCTAAGTATGCCGGTATGATTAAAACACCCTGATCAAACTCACTGGTTTTACTATTTACTAATTTTAGGTGAAGCGTATCCTTTAGGTCATTATAAGCTTTACTACTTTCACTTGATGTCTTACAAATAATAGCAATCGTCTTATGGCCTTCTCCTTGAAGTGCTTTTACACACTCCAAGACACCGTTGTTTAAATTCTCTAAAGTATCCATTTCCGTTAATATTGGCTTATTTCCATTTCGATTAAATGGTTCAATTTCACCTCCACCCGCAACAAGACCCCTTGTAAATTCTACAATTTGCTTCGTTGATCTATAACTTCTCATAAGTTTAATTATTTCTTGGTTTTCACTTTCATTTGACCCTTCTGAAAAAACACTTGAGTTATTCATTGCATGAGTATAAATGGTTTGATTAATATCACCAAGAATTGTCATAGAGCTATTTGGGAATAATTCCTTAAAAAAAGCAAATTGAAAGGGTGAATAATCCTGCGCTTCATCAATAAATAAGTGACGAATTGTTGTTTCTGTTTGTTTTCCTTCTATTTGATCTTGAAGATATAGAAAAGGTGTTGCATCTTCATTGGATAAATGTTGGTCATTTATCCTTTCAATTGTGAATTTGCAGATTTCATCCCAACAATCCGGCAATTGAGATTGAATATCTTTGTTCTTAATGCTCCAATGTAGCATATTAATGTAGTTTGCTTTCAGATTTATGAATCCATAGTCTCTTACCGCTTTTTTTATAGGTTTAAAGTTCCTTTTTATCACGATTTTTGCAAGTAACTGTTCTTCACGTTCATAATCATCAAATGTATTTTCAGTGAATCTATTATCATTTTGGAGCTTATTATACGCTTTTAAATAGTCTTCACGGTCTAACAGCTCAGACTCCTCTATAACCCAATCCTTTTGTCTCTCAACCTTTTGAATCTTTACTAATTTTTTCAATAGCCACTCTGACACCATTTGAATGCGATTTGCTATTGATATATTGTTATCAATGGAATAAAAGTATTTCTCAATTTGCTTAGAGGTTATGATGGTATCTCCTCGAAAATCAATATTCTTAAAGATTAATCCCTTCTCATTTAGAGTGAAAACATATTGATCAATCAACTTCTTGTAATCAAGACTCGCCTTGAAGTGAATACTTTCAGTTCTTATTGAATATAACGGGTCCTTTATGTCATTGAGGACATATTCAATTTGAGTGAAGGGGTCTTCAACCTTAAACTTGTTTCCTAAGCGGTGTTCTAGATAAGCTTGAAACGTGGTTTGCTTCATATT
Encoded here:
- a CDS encoding small acid-soluble spore protein H, giving the protein MNIQRAKEIATLPEMVNVTYNGTPIYIQHVDDDAETARIFPLEQPQNEKNVPITQLIEH
- a CDS encoding thermonuclease family protein yields the protein MVLLLLPYCIRGNFEINKFRFLICIGFVLLFIPELTEAHNGSRDELGGHFRNADCVYLLHEPTSLAQSAQNKSELVQLIQQYNGNEHCKTSLDESKVELEGYSFNSDVDHNGNEELSIDSSPVVTSSDLLLGAKYNAILKQCTDGDTAQFIINGTTYKTRFLYIDTPESTNKVEPFGKEASEFTCAFLQKGKIVLETDGLELFDKYDRLLAWVWVDNQLHQEEITKIGLVKKFYDYGNYKYEDRIHEAMEEARSSQLGLYGKEGSNSNHTSNENNLNQHEDVNQEEPGEHSNPSEKPNTLPTFVTGALIIIVAIAFLFFKK
- a CDS encoding YjcZ family sporulation protein encodes the protein MGAVAGATTGFSGGFALLIVLFILLIIIGASWYGGYGVY
- the helD gene encoding RNA polymerase recycling motor HelD, translated to MTESNKDLAIEQNRVNQVMELIDKKKDRLERNTGGLKKDIIGIRTDFWEDVTVNFDEPDDIGETFTSIKQQTELLSERERSHKQFYQQMKNLERLKHSPYFGRVDFLEEGESQVDQIYLGITSLMDEAEENFVIYDWRAPISSLYYDYAPGPAHYSTPSGEIDGEMKLKRQFIIRDGWIKSMFETGVTIGDEILQEVLGNQANTQMRSIVSTIQREQNQIIRNEKSKMLIVQGVAGSGKTSAALQRVAYLLYKHRKTISADNIMLFSPNPMFNSYVGTVLPELGEENMKQTTFQAYLEHRLGNKFKVEDPFTQIEYVLNDIKDPLYSIRTESIHFKASLDYKKLIDQYVFTLNEKGLIFKNIDFRGDTIITSKQIEKYFYSIDNNISIANRIQMVSEWLLKKLVKIQKVERQKDWVIEESELLDREDYLKAYNKLQNDNRFTENTFDDYEREEQLLAKIVIKRNFKPIKKAVRDYGFINLKANYINMLHWSIKNKDIQSQLPDCWDEICKFTIERINDQHLSNEDATPFLYLQDQIEGKQTETTIRHLFIDEAQDYSPFQFAFFKELFPNSSMTILGDINQTIYTHAMNNSSVFSEGSNESENQEIIKLMRSYRSTKQIVEFTRGLVAGGGEIEPFNRNGNKPILTEMDTLENLNNGVLECVKALQGEGHKTIAIICKTSSESSKAYNDLKDTLHLKLVNSKTSEFDQGVLIIPAYLAKGIEFDAVVIYNCSNDRYHHASELNLFYTACTRAMHELYLFSLGKRSSFFDNVSDDTFVIKNAT